A stretch of Eulemur rufifrons isolate Redbay chromosome 5, OSU_ERuf_1, whole genome shotgun sequence DNA encodes these proteins:
- the ELAC1 gene encoding zinc phosphodiesterase ELAC protein 1, producing the protein MSMDVTFLGTGAAYPSPTRGASAVVLRCEGECWLFDCGEGTQTQLMKSQLKAGRITKIFITHLHGDHFFGLPGLLCTISLQSSSVVAKQPIEIYGPVGLRDFIWRTMELSHTELVFPYVVHELVPTADQCPAEELKEFAHVNTSDSPPKEGQGRTILLDSEENSYLLVDDEQFVVKAFRLFHRIPSFGFSVVEKKRPGKLNAQKLKDLGVPPGPAYGKLKNGISVVLENGVTVFPQDVLKKPIVGRKICILGDCSGVVGDGGVKLCFEADLLIHEATLDDAQMDKAKEHGHSTPQMAATFAKLCHAKRLVLTHFSQRYKPVALAREGETDGIVELKKQAESVLDLQEVTLAEDFMVIGIPIKK; encoded by the exons ATGTCTATGGATGTGACATTTCTGGGGACGGGCGCAGCATACCCATCTCCAACCCGGGGTGCCTCTGCTGTGGTCCTTCGGTGTGAGGGCGAGTGCTGGCTCTTTGACTGTGGAGAGGGAACACAGACACAGCTTATGAAGAGCCAGCTTAAAGCAG GGAGAATTACCAAGATTTTCATCACTCATCTTCATGGAGACCATTTCTTTGGCCTTCCTGGGCTCCTCTGCACAATTAGCCTGCAAAGCAGCTCCGTGGTTGCCAAACAGCCTATTGAAATCTATGGCCCTGTAGGACTTCGGGACTTTATCTGGCGAACCATGGAACTCTCTCACACGGAGTTGGTCTTCCCTTACGTGGTCCATGAGCTGGTGCCTACAGCGGATCAATGTCCTGCAGAAGAACTAAAGGAATTTGCACATGTGAATACATCAGACAGCCCTCCCAAAGAGGGACAAGGAAGAACTATCCTATTAGACTCAGAAGAAAACTCATACCTCCTGGTTGATGATGAACAGTTTGTTGTTAAAGCATTTCGCCTCTTTCACAGAATTCCCTCCTTTGGGTTTTCAGTCGTGGAAAAGAAACGCCCAGGTAAACTCAACGCACAGAAACTAAAAGACCTTg GTGTTCCGCCAGGTCCTGCCTATGGAAAGCTGAAAAATGGAATTTCTGTTGTTCTGGAAAATGGGGTTACAGTTTTTCCCCAGGATGTCTTAAAAAAGCCTATCGTTGGAAGAAAAATCTGCATATTGGGTGACTGTTCCGGGGTTGTGGGTGATGGAGGAGTGAAGCTGTGCTTTGAAGCAGACCTGTTGATCCATGAAGCGACCTTGGATGATGCCCAAATGGACAAAGCAAAGGAGCACGGCCACAGCACACCACAGATGGCAGCAACATTTGCAAAGTTGTGCCATGCAAAGAGGCTGGTTCTGACTCACTTCAGTCAGAGGTACAAACCAGTTGCCTTGGCCAGAGAAGGAGAAACAGATGGCATTGTAGAACTAAAAAAGCAAGCTGAATCAGTGTTAGATCTCCAAGAAGTGACTCTAGCAGAAGATTTTATGGTGATTGGCATTCCAATCAAGAAGTAA